DNA sequence from the Rattus rattus isolate New Zealand chromosome 2, Rrattus_CSIRO_v1, whole genome shotgun sequence genome:
TCCTACTCAGTAACTATTGATTGTCTAAATGTATCGTGTTACTTACATAAAGCAGTGACTGAGGACAGCGATGTTTAGATGAGAGCAACTGACCCGGCTCTCCCATTTCTTATTGATAAACTATGTAATCAGTTTCAGTCTTACGGTGGGGCTAAGATTCAACATGCTCTTCCGGAGATGACTTATGTCTCTTGGGTTAGTGTCTAGTCTCTTTCCAGCACTGCAGGGATGTTAGGACGtcgtgctgctgctgctaccacaGCCTGTAGTGTTGTATTTGTTGCATGCCTTTGGACCTTTTCCAGAAATCGGCATGCAGTCTTTGCTGAAGTAGAACAGCCGTCTGATAGTGAGCTAGGCCGGAGATAGACACGGTGACTGTtactcttttcatttaaaatgagaaGATTGAGAGATTCCAACAGATCACCTTTCTATGAATTACATATCCACTGTGAATTTAAaaacttgagaattctttgattgcTTGTCTTCTAGACACTGGAACGGTCATATTTGTTGAAGATCAATGGAAAAGGTAAGAAATGAAATGtatgttgtttttattcatttattaaatgtaCAGCTTTGAACTATTAGCTTTAACATTTGTATTTAGACTctgaataacattttattttcttttttttttttctttctttttcttttttttttttaaagatttatttagttatttattatatgtatgtgagtacaccgtcagacacaccagaagagggcatcagatttcattatagatggttgtgagccaccatgtggttgctgggaattgaactcaggacctctggaagagcagtcagtgctcttaaccactgagccatctctccagccccctgaataacattttaaaacatggcatttggggctggagagatggcttagtggttaagaacctGGCCACTtttacagaggactcaggttcaattctcagcatccatgtggCACCTCATAACTGGTCTTTAACAACAGTTTGAGAGGATCCCCTCTTCTTGTGTTTGTGGGCACCAGACGTGCACATAGTACACAGATATAGAcaaacatatgtatgcatatgtaagcaaaacaccatacacattaTAAAAcgttattacatttacttatttgtgtgcgtgggtatggggagggagggagagaggagggggtatACTGCGCCATAACGTACATGGAGGCCAACTTGTAAGGGTTGATTCTCCTCCACACTGTGggacccagggattgaacccaggttgcTAGCCTTAGCAACAAGTGTCTGTGCCTGCCGAGCCATTTTGCAGCCTTCCAAATaaccttttgttgtttaattgtaAAGAATAGAAATTTTTTTAGCTTATGGTTCTGGGAGTGTTATCACATGATAAGAACAGCACAAAGGTCTCTAAATCACAATTGAAAtaattgttttgcttgtttgtaaaGTTCGTGAAAGTTTCTTTTGCTGTTAATTTTTTGGTTCAGTGTGTTTCAGCCTAATTATTCTGACATATCCTATTGCCTGGAAATTCCTACTTTGTTTTTAGTGGCTGAAAGACCACAGCACATGTTGATGAGGGTATCTGTGGGGATTCACAAAGAAGATATTGATGCTGCAATTGAAACATACAATCTACTTTCTGAGAAGTGGTTTACTCACGCCTCTCCGACTCTCTTCAATGCTGGGACCAACCGCCCACAGCTGTCCAGGCAAGTATCGTCTCTAGCTgctttttgttactgtttctttctctgtagaaTATTTATGTAgattagtgttttgtctgcatgtatgtatgtgcaccttgTGTGCTTGTTGCCCATGATCAGAAAAGGGCacggatccctggaactggagtgagaTAGTTCTGAGCTaaccgtgtgggtgctaggaattgaacccaggtcttctgaaagacgagctaatgctcttaaccaccgagtcagcTCTATAGCTCCTTTTATGAAAGGTTTGACTAGGGAAATAAGAAAAAGCCAAGTTGTTCatcacattaaaaacaacaagaactTCAATCATTGCCTGCTCTGATTAAATAGTTTGCATTTGGAACAATCTCTGACTATTATGGTAACAAGTTGGAGGAGGGCAAATGCAGttaaatgagaatttttttttaaatatttatttattatgtatacaacatacagctttctgcctgcatgtatgcctgcaggccagaagaggacatcagatctcattacagatggttgtgagccaccatgtggttgctgggaattgaactcaggacctctggaagagcagacagtgctcttaacctctgagccatctctccagccctaaatgagAATTTTATATGATTGATTGTGGTGTGATTTGTACAACTAGGTATTTTAGATACTATTGAacagaatgttttttttaatgattttttttttaagatttatttattttatgtatttgagtgcactacagtgagttccaggacaaccagggctacacagagaaaccctgtcttgaaatccAATACCctccaaacccaaacaaataaagaaacaacaaaaatgaccaaggaaaatatatatatatatatatatatatatatatatatatttttttttttttttaagatttatttattatatatgagtacactgtagctgtcttcagacgcaccagaagagggcatcagatctcattacagatggttgtgagccaccatgtggttgctgggatttgaactcaggagctctggaagagcagtcagtgctcttaaccactgagccatctctccagcccccagaaactatatttttaatgtgcatgTCAAAGAATTGGCAGACCATATAgtattcattttcaaaaaatacttcattttttaagttcatgactttaatcccagccttctgGAGGCAGAtggggtctctgagtttgaggccagcctggtatgtagtgagtttcaagacagggctatgtagagaaaccttgtctccaaagcaaaaacaaacaaaaaaaccaaagaacttcatttttcttgGTGGTTTACTAACAATTAGAAAAATCTGGTATATATTTAAGAATTTGTTTGAGAAAATGAATCCTGGCACATAAGTAGTCTAGTAAAAACCAGGCTGATATTTTAGGCTTACTATAAGACTTCCTTCTGGGTTTAATGTCTAAGGTAGCTagcaattaatttaatttaaaataatacattgatGTTTTGTATTTAGTAAAAGGTGTTTTCCCATCTTCTGTAAACATGGAACTTTGTAGACTTTAGGTCTCTTGTTGCCTCATTTAACTGTCTCTTTGTCACTCATTGACTTCCTTGTTTTTGTTGTGCTTTTTTCTCACTAGCTGTTTCCTCTTGAGTATGAAAGATGACAGCATTGAGGGGATTTATGATACTCTGAAGCAGTGTGCCTTGATTTCTAAGTCTGCTGGGGGAATTGGTGTTGCCGTGAGTTGTATCCGGGCCACTGGTAGCTACATTGCTGGGGTAAGTGTTACGCCGTAAGACCTTGATACCACTCACATGTGTGATCCAGAGGGCATCCTGTCGTAAGGCTAGTCCTAGGGACACTTGGCTTTACCTCCTGTTGGTGTGAGTGGAGGAGTTgttgtgcttctttcttcctctgtggtaTTGGAGGGTTAGGCTGCGTGAGATGATTGCTACAATATTTTTTAGCTCAGATTTtagaattatgatttttttcaaagcaataatagccatctttttgttgttgtttgagacagggcctgtaAACCAGGAACTCAgggagatccacttgcctctgtcacccaagtgctgggattaaagacgcgttaccaccatgcccagccagctCTCAGTCTGCTATCTATTTTACAGGGTTGCTCATTTTACTTACTGTAGCCTAGGAAATAACCATCAGTCCAGACACGTGCTAGCCACTTTGTTCCTTACAGTAATCTAGGCACCAGTGCTTTCATTTTTCACGGGAAGAAAGTGAGACTTCAAAGTTAAGTTTCATTCTGGATCAGTCACTTACTGTGTTAGAGCTGGGATTCAAGCTCTAGATTGGAAAGCAAGGTAATGGTTTGTGCAAGACTTAGATTTCCATACTATATCTTTTATCTACTGGCAATGTGGCCTAGAGGGAGTTATATTAGTATTTTTGTGTGCAGtgtgaaaaaacaaaactgtatggagTCAGGTTCCCAAGAAATTGTCCTATGATGTATTGGGGTACATAGGAGTGTAATAagtctttttttgtttataatatctgtgatattttgtgtatgtatatatctatctgtccattttgtttgtattttttgatttctctgtgcagtcctggctgtcctggaactcactctgtagatgaagctggcctcaaactcagggatctacCTATCTCAcgacactcactctctctctctctctctctctctctctctccctctttccctctcatcTGAACTTTTAGAGTGAGTCATAGCTCACTTATCTTTTCAGACTTTCAAAGATTTACCTTGGGAGTTAGAAAGattctttaaagaatttgaaAGGTATTTTCCAGCCATAACACTGTTTGCTTAGCCTCATCCTATAATCCATTCATCGCTGAGAATCTCCAAAATTTTGTTATCTTGCTATGTTGACAGCATAGCACATCATTTTTATTGTGTTGCCTTGAATTCTCTAGGGGTGGGAAGTACTATCATagtatgtttctgttttcttttatactcAAAGTatatcttgtttgatttttttttttttttttgagacattttctgtgtggccctggctgttctggaactcactctgtagacaaggttggcctggaactcagagatccacctgcttctacttctgcctcctggtgctgggattaaagatgtacctCACCATGCCCGGCTCCcaaaatatatctttaatctAATAATGATCATTAGATTGCAGAGCTCAAATTtagctactctttttttttttttttaatgtattctatCTCATTATAAAGTAGGATTGTTGTAAAGTAGCTGGACATATAACTACATAAcaatattttgttgtttcttatgTTTTCATTGCTGAGGTGGGAATGGAGAAGTCAAACTTCATAGATGGGCGTTCAGGAGTTAGTTACTGTTTTGAACAAGAGGTTGGGAACAGTTTTTACTTTGGGgatgttctgtttttttccttgcCTGAGCCCTGCGTCTTATTTGGGTGCCTTATTTTGTCCCTTCTTCCAGACTAATGGCAATTCTAATGGCCTTGTGCCAATGCTGAGAGTCTATAACAACACAGCTCGTTATGTGGATCAAGGCGGAAACAAGGTATACTTTGTTACTAACAAGGGCTGGAAATCAGAGTTAAGTCTTTAGCTATAAAACTTGGTTCAGTTATatattgttttactttgtttttaaagatttattttattgttattaatatgaTCAGTATGTAGATAcctgtatgtgtgagcatgtgcatgtgggtgttcatggaagccagaagaaggcctctggagctggagttataagtggttgtTGCTAGAAACTTAGCTAGAATCTAGTgtctggaggccagaaaaggatatGAAATGTGGAAGTGcagttatgggcagttgtgaaCGTGGGTGCGGGGAGCTGAACTGTGATCCTTTGTTAAACCAGCAAGTGGtcctaactgccgagccatctctccagccccaagttttctctgtgtcatTTCTGTTTTACTCTTAAAATTTACGTTTACTTATTTCACTTAATTCACTGATCATAGAAAGgtgaaaggacattttaaaaagtgctttgcAATATACAAagcttcttggttttattttgatttggatAAGAATGCTGACTTACTTACCTTTAGCGCCCGGGGGCATTTGCTATTTACCTGGAGCCTTGGCACCTAGACATCTTTGAGTTTCTTGACTTGAAGAAGAACACAGGCAAGGAAGAACAGCGCGCGCGGGATCTCTTCTTCGCACTGTGGATCCCAGATCTCTTCATGAAGCGAGTGGAGACTAACCAGGTGAGAGAGCTCATCGCAGCTGGGCTCTTACAAACTGTGTTCTTCAGTCCTTCGCCCGTGTGATACCACAGATGGCTGGATGGCACCTGACCCGTATTTAAAAGATCACGCAAGCAGGCAGAGCTACAGTTTTAGACCCCCACACTCTTATACAGCAGATTTCCATGGCGACCCCTTGTCGCAGTGTGTACTGGGCTGTGGCTGCTGCGTGACTTCTCTCATGCTGGCGCTCCTTCTTTGCAGGACTGGTCACTGATGTGTCCCAATGAGTGTCCTGGTCTGGACGAGGTCTggggagaggagtttgagaagTTATATGAAAGGTATGAAAAAACTGCCAATGTCAAAAGCATCAGAGCCAACACTTGTCTCACTCAGCATCCAAATACCAGGAGTTCGTATGCTAAGGGCTCGTGCTTGAGAACACTTGCTTACCATGTTGCTAGGCACCGAGTTTGATCCCTACcattggaaaaacagaaaaatatttaatcacTCTCACTTCTAGAAATCTACAGAAGTACCTAGAAGAGAATATAAGTTTAATTTTTGTTAgatgtttcttgatttctttgaacTAAAATTAGTATTTATCTTAAAATTTGGGTGCTTTgattttttaattgattcttataaaaactgagaaaaagaCTAGCTGAGTTGGGCTggagagggatggctcagcggttaagagcactgactgctctttcagaggtcctgagttcaaatcccagcaaccatagtggtagctcacaaccatctgtaatgagatcagatgccctcttctggtgtgtctgacagtgtacttatacataataaataaatcttaaaaaaaaaaaagactagctgAGTTATTTTATAGTatagtacttttttattattattttaaaaattacatttatttaactaTCTTGGGTTGGGGCACCAGTGTGTCACAGTGCATACGTAtatggaagtcaggggacagcttgtaggagttggttctttccttccactatatgggtcccagggatccaactcaggtcatcaggtgaCAGCAAGTATCCTTActtactgagccacctccctggcccCAGTATAGTACTTTTGGTAACATAAATCACAAGTAACTAGGACGCACAAGTTAAAATTAGCACAGtactaaatttttgttttgcttttgttttttgtgtttttgaagcTTAAGGACAGTTTCGCTAGAGTTTGAGAAAAACAAGAGGCCAGACAAGCTATAAATATTATCAAGTGCAGGGAGGGGGAtgtaaaagaggaagagagaaagccatgCCCTTTTAGGTTAGGGCCTGAGAAAGTAGGCAACTTTAGCAGTGATGTTCAGTGTGCCGCTGCATGTAGGAGGAGAAGGGgcttaagagaaagaaagcccAGACCAGCAGGGAAagcaaaagaggaggaaaagcagaagtaGATGCAAGCTGTGTGGCAGAGACTCTAGGCACTGTCAATCTTGATGATGGTTTCCTCCATTGTGAGAAACAGTATTGATTTGATGGGGTCAGGGGTCATTTGAAGGAATCTAGAGCTGCCTGGTTTTCTATGGTCTTAGCTGTTAGAAAGTGGATTTCAGGGTTGGAGAAAAGGTTCATTACTTAAGAGTGTTCATGTACAGTCTTGAGGCCGATTTAAATTTCAGATAACTAGATAGCAAGCCAGTTTTCCTGGAAATACCAGTAATTcagctctggcttccatgtgcacaGGCACGTACAGTCACAACTCATGCACATATGCTTACTTACACGGACACGCAAATAAATAGAaccaacctttttaaaaaatgaatgccattcctcacctccccccccccagctttGAGAATTTGcatgattatatattttaatgcattCTTCTAGGGTGTGAATATTGAAATAACACTAGCTTTGTCTTTCAGTTATGAGAAGCAGGGCCGTGTCCGAAAAGTTGTGAAGGCTCAGCAGCTTTGGTACGCCATCATTGAGTCTCAGACGGAGACGGGCACCCCATACATGCTCTACAAAGACTCCTGTAACCGGAAGAGCAACCAGCAGAACCTGGGAACCATCAAGTGCAGCAACCTGTGTACAGAGATAGTGGAGTACACCAGTAAAGACGAGGTGGGTGGAGACACTGCCTAGCGCTCTGAGGGACTGTAGAGGTGGTTACTGCTTGTGACTCTCATGGGTCCTAGTGGCTCCTTGAAGTGGGTGAAGGAAAAAGTGTTCAGTGTTCTCCAGcactgaagaaaaaataatgtggCAGAGTTGTTAACTaagctgtgtttttaaaaatagtaatttatcTGCCAAAGGAGAACGGAGTGCTCCAGGGAATACAGTAAGAGCTGGGCAGTGCTGGCACttacctctaatcccagaacaGAGACAGGcggatggatctctgagtctgaggccagcctggtctgtaacataagttccaggacagccagggctacacagagaagccctgccttcaaaacaaaacaaaaaacctatttCAGTATTCTGAATAGTGTAACTGAAGTGACTGTTAATGGATGAGTAGAATCGGCGGAGTGTGGAAATGCCCTGACAAATGATGGGaaaactccagttttaggggttggggatttggcttagtTGTAAAGAGGCTTCCCAGTAAAGACTAATAACACCCGCTAGTGTCGGTTTCAAGCTCCACAGGCTTGAGCGCTCTCTGACACCGGAGGAGAGATCGGAAGTGTGTGGCCTGACACCATTCTTTGTATTGCAGGTTGCGGTTTGTAACTTGGCTTCTCTGGCTCTGAACATGTATGTCACACCAGAACACACGTATGACTTTGAGAAACTGGCAGAAGTCACTAAAGTCATTGTCCGaaatctgaataaaataattgatataaACTACTACCCTATTCCAGAGGTATGGCCAGATTTCTCTGCTTATTGGTCTTATTGAATCCGCGGTGGAGGACCTTTGTCTTGGTCTGGCTGCCCTCAgtggtgggagagaaggaaatgaagaggcCGTGTGTTAGTGTAGAATGTGGCCTTCTCAGGTCAGAgatgtttacttttcttcttttcctaaatCTTTTGGCACAAAGGCACACTTATCAAATAAACGCCATCGGCCCATTGGAATTGGAGTGCAAGGTCTAGCAGATGCTTTCATCCTGATGAGGTATCCCTTTGAGAGCCCAGAAGCCCAGCTATTAAATAAGCAAATCTTTGAAACCATCTATTATGGAGCCCTGGAAGCCAGCTGTGACCTAGCCAAGGAGTATGGCCCCTACGAAACGTATGAGGGGTCTCCAGTCAGCAAGGGTGTAAGTACATGGTTGAGATTTTCTTCTCCTGTGAATGCCAGTAATGGACTGATCACCACCCTCCTCCCTGGAACCTGGGGGGCGTATTGGGTTGTGAAGAGATCTTTATAGATGTAGTTAAGGACCTTGAGATGGATTGTTTTGGATTATTAAGGCCTAGAGTTGTTCAAGGGTATCCTAAATCCAGCAGTCACTGTTCTGAAAGAGACTCTGAGATTTATGATATTCCCAAAACCTGTTCCCACTAGTACACTAGTAGAGGAGATAGCGTATCCAGGGTTTGTGACACCAGGGACTGGAAGCTGGGGAGCCATCTGAGAATTGACatccactgtctttttttttataacgaTTTAGTTTTGAAGTTTATTCTGAATAAATAGAAattctaatatataattatttgaaatttgaTATTCTCAGCCAAATAAACAGATCAAAGAAGCAAAGATAAGAGTATGCTTTATTATAAAAGGAATGCATCTCTTAAAACTCTTCATGAATGCTCAGATTTTCTAGCTTGAAGGGTCTGCAGGAGTGTGGTTGCGGGGAGGCCCTCGGCTGCTTCTGCACAATAAGCTTAGTGGAACCGTGTCTGAGACTGGAGCGGATACCTCTTAATGTGGTGACTACACGATGCAGTTGCTGGACTGTGGGGATATGGCCGTTAGCTACTTAAAAAGTTTTGGTCATTGTTTTGAATTGCCCCAGAATGACATCATAAATGTGGAATATTTATGTCTTAGATTCTTCAGTATGATATGTGGAATGTTACTCCTACAGACCTGTGGGACTGGAAGCTTCTCAAGGAGAAGATTGCAAAGTAAGTAGTGATGTATAAAGTGGCATGGAAGCCAGGGGGCTGCTGGGGTCTTCTGGCCCTTGAGGAATTGGACATGCTAAGTGTAACTTCTGAAACTTCTGAAATGGGACTAAAATGACCTACTACAGAAATGGCTTTGGAAAGTATAAGAAAATAGTAACATGAAAGTTGTTTGGCATAGTGAAAGCCTTTTAACACATAGTAGGCATTTCAGTATGAGTTGACGTTATTTGTGGAGCTGAACACCCATgctagtcaatttttttttttttttttttttttaggatggtATCTtatactatgtagctctggctgtcctggaacttatcacttagactgggctagcctcaaactcagagatcttcctgcctctgcctcccaagcgctggggttaaaggcatgtgccatcactgcctggcccAAATaggccttctttttttcttttattcattgctttaattgtgtgtgtgtgtgtgtgtgtgtgtgtgcgtgtgtgtgtgtgtgttttaaatagtAACTATACAGTCCTGGGTGGCCTACAACttgctacgtagaccaggctggctgcaaCCTTGCAAACCACTATGCCCTACactaaatacagaaataaaatagaaagtaaaaactGCTTTATAATTCTGCCAGATGCTCTCTTCACAAAACAATCAGAAATGTAATTTGTTTTTCCAGAGATAAGCCTTGTCGGTGATGTGTTTTTCTAGACctcttacatatacatacaaatgtaaatGTGATTGAATGTAACGTATTCTGAGACTTTTTGGTGTTTAGGGATCTTTGGTGCAGGTACATTTTCTTAATAGGTTAGCAATTACAGCTGATTCTGTAATTGGGGTAGAGCAAGTGTGACTTGAGTGTTTTCCTGTCTACAACCGTGACTAGAATTTCAGATGAGGCAGTAAGGACGTGAAGACCTGATAGCTTACATCTAGAAAGTGACTGAGGCTTCCAGCCCAGCTGTACAAACCCGCTCAGGACCTGAGGCTCAGCGCTGTGCACCATATGGGTCCGTAAGTGTAGCATGTAGGAAAGGAAGGCCGTCTGTATTAGAGGAGCTTAACTAATACAAGCAATGCAGTCAAAGCATGTGGTAGTCACCGGAAATGCTTGATGAACAgtatttgttttgatatttgtgTTCATTGCCCACCTGTTCAGGAAAAAATGCTATGGTGTTGGTCTCTacacctctttttatttttaatacttatttattgtgtatgtgtgcatgtatagtggtgcacatgtgaaggtcagaggacagcttgaggagttggttctcctACCATATTGAGCAATATGTACGTTTTATGTAGTGGACTCAGGATACCGGACAGATACCTTTACCCACGGGCCATCTTTCAGGCCGTGGAGTTGGCAGCTCTTAGGCTAAGCTGTGGAGATTTCTAAGAATGGTCAATGGTATAGTCTTCTTAAACACTCTTGGCACTTAAAAGTGAAAAGTTAACTTTAAAAACTAATAGTAGATGAAGTCTAGATTTTCTCTGAGCATGATTCGCCCTTTACCCAGGATGAGGACTATAGTCATACATGACCAGTCCTGACCATCTTCACAGCATCGATTTACAAAGGGGCTGGCGGTCATGGAGGCACACAGAGGAGATGAGTGGGGTTGAACGGATGTGCCTTGATTCAGATGAGCTGCTCAGGACTGAGTTCAGTTTCCCTGGGCCACATAGTGCATTGAGTGAGTGCTCTGTGTGACTCCTAAGTACCACAGAGTAAGTGGCATCAGTGGGGACTTTAAGGCTTGCTAGCAGTTAAAATCGCGCTGGTTCTGTTGGAGCTGTGGCATCCTGCTGTGGGCTGTATCCCACTGGAGTTTAATGAAGTCAGTGTGTGAGTTAAATGCCTCCGTGATGGCGCTCCCAGCCTCTGTCTACACTCTGATACACAGTAGTTGCCTTCTTGGCGACTATGGCTCTAGCATGAGTCTAataatctctctctttttaaaggtaCGGTATAAGAAACAGTTTACTTATTGCCCCAATGCCTACTGCTTCAACTGCTCAGATTCTGGGGAATAATGAGTCCATTGAGCCTTACACCAGTAACATCTACACTCGCAGAGTCTTGTCAGGAGAATTTCAGGTGAGAACGTTATAACCAGCTTTATAGAAGTTCTTCTGAAAG
Encoded proteins:
- the Rrm1 gene encoding ribonucleoside-diphosphate reductase large subunit — translated: MHVIKRDGRQERVMFDKITSRIQKLCYGLNMDFVDPAQITMKVIQGLYSGVTTVELDTLAAETAATLTTKHPDYAILAARIAVSNLHKETKKVFSDVMEDLYNYINPHNGRHSPMVASSTLDIVMAHKDRLNSAIIYDRDFSYNYFGFKTLERSYLLKINGKVAERPQHMLMRVSVGIHKEDIDAAIETYNLLSEKWFTHASPTLFNAGTNRPQLSSCFLLSMKDDSIEGIYDTLKQCALISKSAGGIGVAVSCIRATGSYIAGTNGNSNGLVPMLRVYNNTARYVDQGGNKRPGAFAIYLEPWHLDIFEFLDLKKNTGKEEQRARDLFFALWIPDLFMKRVETNQDWSLMCPNECPGLDEVWGEEFEKLYESYEKQGRVRKVVKAQQLWYAIIESQTETGTPYMLYKDSCNRKSNQQNLGTIKCSNLCTEIVEYTSKDEVAVCNLASLALNMYVTPEHTYDFEKLAEVTKVIVRNLNKIIDINYYPIPEAHLSNKRHRPIGIGVQGLADAFILMRYPFESPEAQLLNKQIFETIYYGALEASCDLAKEYGPYETYEGSPVSKGILQYDMWNVTPTDLWDWKLLKEKIAKYGIRNSLLIAPMPTASTAQILGNNESIEPYTSNIYTRRVLSGEFQIVNPHLLKDLTERGLWNEEMKNQIIACNGSIQSIPEIPDDLKQLYKTVWEISQKTVLKMAAERGAFIDQSQSLNIHIAEPNYGKLTSMHFYGWKQGLKTGMYYLRTRPAANPIQFTLNKEKLKDKEKALKEEEEKERNTAAMVCSLENREECLMCGS